From Streptomyces griseorubiginosus, one genomic window encodes:
- a CDS encoding carbohydrate ABC transporter permease, giving the protein MSSHLRPGWMEKPKPVTQAAKAVALVAVVLLVCVPFLVIVSTSLASTQEVVDNGGWVLWPTEPSLKAYRDILDGGIVTHALGVSVGVTVTGTLLSLLCTVTLAYALARPGVFGGRPVLLLVLFTFLFPPGMIPSFLLVKELGLLDSYASLVLPVLVNVFNLVVLRGFFQGIPDELYEAARLDGAGDLRVLVSVVLPLSKAALAVVGLFYAVAYWNSWFYASLYLESDHWPLQQVLRTYVVAGSGLTDATTGEGTVTAPQTVQMAVLVIATVPILLIYPFLQKYFTKGVLTGAIKS; this is encoded by the coding sequence GTGAGCAGCCACCTGCGGCCGGGCTGGATGGAGAAGCCGAAGCCCGTCACCCAGGCCGCCAAGGCGGTCGCCCTCGTGGCCGTGGTCCTGCTGGTCTGCGTGCCGTTCCTCGTCATCGTGTCGACCTCGCTCGCCTCCACCCAGGAGGTCGTCGACAACGGCGGCTGGGTGCTGTGGCCGACCGAGCCGAGCCTCAAGGCCTACCGCGACATCCTCGACGGCGGCATCGTCACCCACGCCCTCGGAGTGAGCGTCGGCGTCACGGTCACCGGCACCCTGCTCAGCCTCCTGTGCACGGTGACCCTCGCCTACGCCCTCGCCCGCCCCGGCGTGTTCGGGGGCCGCCCCGTCCTCCTCCTCGTCCTGTTCACGTTCCTCTTCCCACCCGGCATGATCCCGAGCTTCCTGCTGGTCAAGGAGCTGGGCCTGCTGGACAGTTACGCCTCGCTGGTGCTGCCCGTCCTGGTGAACGTCTTCAACCTGGTCGTCCTGCGCGGCTTCTTCCAGGGCATCCCGGACGAGCTCTACGAGGCCGCGCGGCTGGACGGCGCGGGGGACCTCCGGGTGCTGGTCTCCGTCGTACTGCCGCTGTCCAAGGCCGCGTTGGCCGTCGTGGGACTCTTCTACGCGGTGGCGTACTGGAACTCCTGGTTCTACGCCTCCCTGTACCTGGAGAGCGACCACTGGCCCCTCCAACAGGTGCTGCGCACCTATGTGGTGGCCGGTTCCGGGCTCACCGACGCCACCACCGGCGAGGGCACCGTCACCGCCCCGCAGACCGTGCAGATGGCGGTCCTCGTCATCGCCACCGTGCCGATCCTGCTGATCTACCCCTTCCTCCAGAAGTACTTCACCAAGGGCGTGCTCACCGGCGCCATCAAGAGCTGA
- a CDS encoding sugar ABC transporter substrate-binding protein — MPSMSRRTLLLSAAAVSVPGALTACSTGSGDSDVSNAGKKLAPWPEYRAASGPEPDLAATEQGVQAGYTAYPADLVKSVSRTPGDGSTVKVMSVSFGTPPKPASANRFWAAVEKALGVRIEYTIVSQADYQKKMATVMAGDADTLPDIINLFSGFVLPREAEFVQRRAEDLTPYLSGGAVADYPNLAGIPTHAWQDMGRIGGRIYGIPLERPLPGSTLWLNQGLFTDAGMKEGWTSEDFAAVARRATSGRTYALGAANGSLFGNAVHAAAHHAPNEWAVTKDGTFHHCAADERYKAAIAFQARLRKSGTYYPDSTSVSQIDLTTLYYNGTVGSMQDGFGAYLPKYRESKGKLTPAAALPYSVDGEPGGIVAARRSFGYTVLKRAKKERIELLLRILDYLAAPFGSQEWELVHYGVEGTHFTRGKDGSPEPTELGEVENNTNLPLKYLAEGPQVLFVPGMPDAVRALHAWQTEVVPRALRNASNGLQSRTKNAQGTTLKAMLDDAVTGIVAGRLPLSEWDGVVRKWRAQGGDRMAAEFAKDHAANT; from the coding sequence ATGCCCAGCATGTCCCGACGCACCTTGCTCCTGTCCGCCGCGGCGGTCTCCGTCCCCGGCGCGCTGACCGCCTGTTCCACCGGCTCCGGCGACAGCGACGTCTCCAACGCCGGCAAGAAGCTGGCCCCCTGGCCCGAGTACCGGGCGGCGAGCGGGCCCGAGCCGGACCTCGCCGCCACCGAGCAGGGCGTCCAGGCCGGCTACACCGCCTACCCCGCCGACCTCGTGAAGTCCGTCTCCCGCACCCCCGGCGACGGCTCCACCGTCAAGGTCATGTCGGTGTCCTTCGGCACCCCGCCCAAGCCGGCCTCCGCCAACCGCTTCTGGGCAGCCGTCGAGAAGGCGCTCGGTGTGAGGATCGAGTACACGATCGTCTCCCAGGCCGACTACCAGAAGAAGATGGCCACCGTCATGGCGGGCGACGCCGACACCCTGCCCGACATCATCAACCTGTTCTCCGGCTTCGTGCTGCCCCGCGAGGCCGAGTTCGTGCAGCGCCGGGCCGAGGACCTCACGCCGTACCTCTCGGGCGGGGCCGTCGCCGACTACCCCAACCTGGCCGGGATCCCCACCCACGCCTGGCAGGACATGGGCCGTATCGGCGGCCGCATCTACGGCATCCCGCTGGAGCGCCCGCTGCCCGGCTCCACCCTCTGGCTCAACCAGGGCCTGTTCACCGACGCCGGCATGAAGGAGGGCTGGACCTCCGAGGACTTCGCCGCCGTCGCCCGGCGGGCCACCAGCGGCCGTACCTACGCGCTCGGCGCCGCCAACGGCTCCCTGTTCGGCAACGCCGTGCACGCCGCCGCCCACCACGCGCCCAACGAATGGGCCGTCACCAAGGACGGCACCTTCCACCACTGCGCCGCCGACGAACGCTACAAGGCGGCCATCGCCTTCCAGGCCCGGCTCCGCAAGAGCGGCACCTACTACCCCGACTCGACGTCCGTCTCCCAGATCGACCTGACCACCCTCTACTACAACGGCACCGTCGGCTCCATGCAGGACGGCTTCGGCGCCTACCTGCCCAAGTACCGTGAGTCCAAAGGCAAGTTGACCCCGGCCGCGGCACTGCCGTACAGCGTGGACGGCGAGCCCGGCGGGATCGTCGCCGCCCGCCGCTCCTTCGGCTACACCGTCCTCAAGCGGGCCAAGAAGGAGCGAATCGAGCTCCTGCTGCGCATCCTGGACTACCTCGCGGCCCCCTTCGGCAGCCAGGAGTGGGAGCTCGTCCACTACGGCGTCGAGGGCACCCACTTCACCCGCGGCAAGGACGGATCGCCCGAACCCACCGAGCTCGGCGAGGTCGAGAACAACACCAACCTGCCGCTGAAGTACCTCGCCGAAGGCCCGCAGGTGCTGTTCGTGCCGGGCATGCCCGATGCCGTACGGGCCCTGCACGCCTGGCAGACCGAGGTCGTGCCGCGCGCCCTGCGCAACGCCTCCAACGGCCTCCAGTCCCGCACCAAGAACGCCCAGGGCACCACCCTCAAGGCGATGCTCGACGACGCCGTCACCGGAATCGTCGCCGGGCGGCTGCCGCTGTCGGAGTGGGACGGGGTGGTCAGGAAGTGGCGTGCCCAGGGCGGCGACAGAATGGCCGCGGAGTTCGCGAAGGACCACGCCGCCAACACATGA
- a CDS encoding LacI family DNA-binding transcriptional regulator → MTGKGRVTIREVAERAGVSMATASRALSGNHPVPAATRARVLRAARDLDYVANAHARALVGGGRKMAAVVVRQVTSPFYAQVAEGVEAEAADRGWLCVVGATGGDPQREMEFVQLMREEGARLVILVGGVVEDDAYRERVTHYAQALDSTGARLVLCGRPAPDPEIPALVVEFDNEAGARAVTAHLLSAGHRRIVFLGGLPGNTALDARVAGYRAALAEHGLPPQAARVVDCGLGRAAGLRAMTELLKETREFTAVVAGDDMVAAGALRAIADAGLVVPDDLSVVGYNDIPLAEDFNPPLTTVRTPAEELGRAAVRIALRDPEQAAGSHHLLGTHIVVRRSVAPPPTDGGLTPV, encoded by the coding sequence ATGACGGGCAAGGGGCGGGTCACCATCCGCGAGGTCGCCGAGCGGGCCGGGGTCTCGATGGCCACGGCCTCACGGGCACTCAGCGGCAACCACCCGGTCCCGGCCGCGACCCGCGCCCGGGTGCTGCGGGCCGCCCGCGACCTCGACTACGTCGCCAACGCGCACGCCCGGGCCCTGGTCGGCGGTGGCCGCAAGATGGCCGCCGTCGTGGTCCGGCAGGTCACCAGCCCCTTCTACGCCCAGGTCGCCGAGGGCGTCGAGGCCGAGGCCGCCGACCGCGGCTGGCTGTGCGTGGTCGGGGCCACCGGCGGCGACCCGCAGCGCGAGATGGAGTTCGTGCAGCTGATGCGGGAGGAGGGCGCGCGGCTGGTGATCCTCGTCGGCGGGGTCGTCGAGGACGACGCGTACCGCGAGCGCGTGACCCACTACGCGCAGGCCCTCGACTCCACCGGGGCCCGGCTCGTGCTGTGCGGCCGCCCCGCCCCCGACCCCGAGATCCCGGCGCTGGTCGTCGAGTTCGACAACGAGGCCGGCGCCCGGGCCGTCACCGCGCATCTGCTGTCCGCCGGGCACCGGCGGATCGTCTTCCTCGGTGGACTGCCCGGGAACACCGCCCTGGACGCGCGCGTCGCCGGATACCGGGCCGCGCTCGCCGAACACGGGCTGCCGCCGCAGGCCGCACGCGTCGTCGACTGCGGCCTCGGCAGAGCGGCCGGACTCCGGGCCATGACCGAACTGCTCAAGGAGACAAGGGAGTTCACAGCCGTGGTGGCCGGCGACGACATGGTCGCCGCCGGCGCGCTGCGCGCGATCGCCGACGCCGGACTCGTCGTACCGGACGACCTCTCCGTCGTCGGCTACAACGACATCCCGCTCGCCGAGGACTTCAACCCCCCGCTCACCACGGTCCGTACACCCGCCGAGGAACTGGGCCGGGCCGCCGTCCGCATCGCCCTGCGCGACCCCGAACAGGCCGCCGGAAGCCACCATCTGCTGGGCACGCACATCGTCGTACGCCGAAGCGTCGCCCCGCCCCCGACCGACGGAGGACTCACCCCCGTATGA
- a CDS encoding DUF2264 domain-containing protein, with protein sequence MTAPHVPLSDDPTHLPGLPPADPLRSPLTGWTRAHWEALADRLLDGLRPYATPGLAQYRLPGPASHSGAWSDGLEGFARSFLLAAFRIAGSGGRVGPALIERYATGLAAGTDPHHPEHWPPIADRAQPMVEAASIALALHESRPWLWDRLDDRVRDQVVAWLGDFVGATANDSNWRLFQVITEEFLASVGAPHSRAEIDAGLARLDDWYRGGGWYTDGDGKKFDYYNGWALHLYPVLWARIAGPRADPDTVARHRARLREFLAVHQLFFGSDGAPVHQGRSLTYRFAAAAPLWAGALADATPLPPGRTRRLASGALKHFAERGVPDERDLLTLGWYRPFPGVLQRYSGPASPYWAAKAFLGLLLPADHPVWTATEEPGPVDTADSVLALPAPGWLIHSTASDGIVRLVNHGTDRLPPPPATDDDSPHYAKLAYATATAPETPLGPDNHLALLAPDGTPSPRGRIHPLRCEGRTAASWHEAFGRRVETVSVVHGPWEIRVHRIPGDNTPVREGGWALADDTAQPAAESGPGRALARRADGLTSALVGLYGWGEDAGTVVTAEDTNAYGRYSATPVLDGTGPLLVTLVMLGTAPHTGASARVDGDGGVRVRFPDGVSERVAP encoded by the coding sequence ATGACCGCGCCGCATGTGCCGCTCTCCGACGACCCGACGCACCTCCCCGGACTCCCGCCCGCCGACCCCCTCCGCTCGCCCCTCACCGGCTGGACCCGCGCCCACTGGGAAGCCCTCGCCGACCGGCTGCTCGACGGGCTCCGGCCCTACGCCACCCCCGGCCTCGCCCAGTACCGGCTGCCGGGCCCGGCCAGCCACTCCGGGGCCTGGTCCGACGGCCTCGAGGGGTTCGCCCGGTCCTTCCTGCTCGCCGCCTTCCGGATCGCCGGATCCGGGGGGCGGGTCGGCCCCGCCCTCATCGAGCGGTACGCCACCGGGCTCGCCGCCGGCACCGATCCGCACCACCCCGAGCACTGGCCGCCCATCGCCGACCGGGCCCAGCCGATGGTGGAGGCCGCCTCGATCGCCCTCGCGCTGCACGAGTCACGGCCCTGGCTGTGGGACCGGCTCGACGACCGGGTGCGGGACCAAGTGGTCGCGTGGCTGGGCGACTTCGTCGGGGCCACCGCCAACGACTCCAACTGGCGGCTGTTCCAGGTGATCACCGAGGAGTTCCTCGCCTCCGTCGGCGCCCCGCACAGCCGCGCCGAGATCGACGCCGGACTCGCCCGGCTGGACGACTGGTACCGGGGCGGCGGCTGGTACACCGACGGCGACGGGAAGAAGTTCGACTACTACAACGGGTGGGCGCTGCACCTGTACCCGGTGCTGTGGGCCCGGATCGCGGGACCGCGCGCAGACCCCGACACCGTGGCCCGGCACCGCGCCAGGCTGCGCGAGTTCCTCGCCGTCCACCAGCTCTTCTTCGGCTCCGACGGCGCCCCCGTCCACCAGGGCCGCTCCCTCACCTACCGGTTCGCGGCCGCCGCCCCGCTCTGGGCCGGGGCCCTCGCCGACGCCACCCCCCTGCCGCCCGGCCGCACCCGCCGCCTCGCCTCCGGCGCCCTCAAGCACTTCGCCGAGCGGGGCGTCCCCGACGAGCGCGATCTGCTCACCCTCGGCTGGTACCGGCCCTTCCCGGGCGTCCTCCAGCGCTACTCCGGGCCCGCCTCCCCGTACTGGGCCGCCAAGGCGTTCCTCGGTCTGCTGCTGCCGGCGGACCACCCGGTGTGGACCGCCACCGAGGAACCCGGCCCGGTCGACACCGCCGACTCCGTCCTCGCGCTCCCCGCCCCCGGGTGGCTGATCCACTCGACCGCCTCCGACGGCATCGTCCGCCTCGTCAACCACGGCACCGACCGCCTGCCGCCCCCGCCCGCGACCGACGACGACAGCCCGCACTACGCCAAGCTCGCCTACGCCACGGCCACGGCCCCCGAGACCCCCCTCGGCCCCGACAACCACCTCGCCCTGCTCGCCCCCGACGGCACCCCCTCCCCACGCGGCCGCATCCACCCGCTGCGCTGCGAGGGCCGTACGGCGGCCTCCTGGCACGAGGCATTCGGCCGGCGCGTCGAGACGGTCAGCGTGGTCCACGGGCCGTGGGAGATCCGCGTGCACCGGATCCCGGGAGACAACACCCCGGTGCGGGAAGGGGGTTGGGCTCTCGCCGACGACACCGCGCAGCCCGCCGCCGAGTCCGGCCCCGGCCGGGCACTGGCCCGCCGCGCCGACGGACTGACCAGTGCCCTCGTCGGACTGTACGGCTGGGGCGAGGACGCCGGGACGGTCGTGACGGCGGAGGACACCAACGCCTACGGGCGGTACTCGGCCACCCCCGTGCTCGACGGCACCGGCCCGCTGCTGGTCACCCTCGTGATGCTCGGCACCGCCCCGCACACCGGGGCGAGCGCGCGCGTCGACGGGGACGGGGGCGTGCGGGTGCGGTTCCCCGACGGAGTCAGTGAGCGGGTGGCGCCGTAG
- the cobC gene encoding Rv2231c family pyridoxal phosphate-dependent protein CobC, which yields MRTDRAGGHDLRHHGDAEVRDDGARLTDLAVNVRADTPPEWLRERIAGSLTALAAYPDGREARAAVAARHEVPVERVLLTAGAAEAFVLLARALTIRHAVVVHPQFTEPEAALRDAGHAVERVLLREEDGFRLDPAAVPEDADLVVVGNPTNPTSVLHPAATIAELARPGRTLVVDEAFLDAVPGEREALAGRTDVPGLVVLRSLTKTWGLAGLRIGYVLAAPETIADLERAQPLWPVSTPALAAAVACMEPRALAEAAHAAHRVATDRAHLVAGLREFAPDGLRVTEPAEGPFVLVRLPRAAAVRRHLRDLGFAVRRGDTFPGLGEEWLRLAVRDRATVNRFLQALDQAVTLSKG from the coding sequence ATGCGCACTGACCGCGCCGGGGGCCATGACCTGCGGCACCACGGCGACGCCGAGGTGCGGGACGACGGGGCCCGGCTCACCGACCTCGCCGTGAACGTCCGCGCGGACACTCCCCCGGAATGGCTGCGGGAGCGCATCGCCGGGTCACTGACCGCGCTCGCCGCCTATCCCGACGGGCGCGAGGCGCGGGCGGCGGTGGCGGCCCGGCACGAGGTGCCCGTGGAGCGGGTGCTGCTGACCGCGGGCGCCGCCGAGGCGTTCGTGCTGCTCGCCCGCGCTCTGACGATCCGTCATGCGGTGGTGGTGCACCCGCAGTTCACCGAGCCGGAGGCGGCGCTGCGGGATGCCGGGCACGCGGTGGAGCGGGTGCTGCTGCGGGAGGAGGACGGCTTCCGGCTGGACCCGGCGGCCGTCCCCGAGGACGCCGACCTGGTGGTCGTCGGCAACCCGACCAACCCCACGTCGGTCCTGCATCCGGCCGCCACGATCGCCGAACTGGCGCGTCCGGGGCGGACGTTGGTGGTGGACGAAGCCTTCCTTGACGCTGTGCCGGGCGAGCGCGAGGCCCTGGCCGGGCGCACGGACGTGCCCGGTCTGGTCGTCCTGCGCAGCCTGACGAAGACCTGGGGGCTGGCCGGTCTGAGGATCGGTTACGTCCTGGCCGCCCCGGAGACGATCGCGGACCTGGAGCGGGCCCAGCCCCTGTGGCCGGTCTCCACCCCGGCCCTCGCCGCGGCCGTGGCCTGCATGGAGCCGCGGGCCCTGGCGGAGGCCGCCCACGCCGCCCACCGCGTCGCCACCGACCGGGCCCATCTCGTCGCCGGGCTGCGGGAGTTCGCCCCGGACGGGCTCCGGGTGACCGAGCCCGCGGAGGGGCCCTTCGTCCTCGTACGACTGCCCAGGGCGGCGGCCGTACGACGGCATCTGCGCGACCTCGGTTTCGCGGTGCGGCGCGGGGACACGTTCCCGGGGCTGGGCGAGGAGTGGCTGCGGCTCGCGGTGCGGGACCGGGCGACGGTGAACCGGTTCCTTCAGGCGCTGGACCAGGCGGTGACCCTCAGCAAGGGCTGA
- a CDS encoding sirohydrochlorin chelatase, producing the protein MTTPPPALLIAGHGTRDDAGAEAFRDFVRQLGARRPDLPVAGGFIELSPPPLTEAVGELVERGVRRFAAVPLMLVSAGHAKGDIPAALAREKERHAGISYTYGRPLGPHPALLNVLERRLDEALGATGGRTPLDRADVTVLLVGRGSTDPDANAEVYKAARLLWEGRGYAGVETAFVSLAAPDVPSGLDRCAALGAKRVVVLPYFLFTGILPDRVKQQTEGWAAAHPEVEVRSAEVIGPEPELLDLVLERYEEAVKGDLRMNCDSCVYRIALPGFEDKVGLPQQPHFHPDDDGHHHHHGHHHGSHSHAH; encoded by the coding sequence GTGACCACCCCGCCGCCCGCCCTGCTCATCGCCGGTCACGGCACCCGGGACGATGCCGGGGCCGAGGCGTTCCGCGACTTCGTCCGGCAGCTGGGGGCCCGCCGTCCCGACCTGCCCGTGGCGGGCGGCTTCATCGAGCTGTCCCCGCCGCCGCTCACCGAGGCGGTGGGCGAGCTGGTGGAGCGCGGGGTCCGCCGGTTCGCCGCGGTGCCGCTGATGCTGGTGTCCGCCGGGCACGCCAAGGGGGACATCCCGGCCGCGCTGGCCCGCGAGAAGGAGCGGCACGCGGGGATCTCGTACACCTACGGCCGTCCGCTGGGCCCGCACCCGGCGCTGCTGAACGTGCTGGAGCGCCGCCTCGACGAGGCGCTGGGCGCCACCGGGGGCCGCACGCCCCTGGACCGGGCGGACGTGACCGTGCTGCTCGTCGGCCGCGGCTCCACGGACCCGGACGCCAACGCCGAGGTGTACAAGGCGGCCCGGTTGCTGTGGGAGGGGCGCGGCTACGCGGGCGTGGAGACGGCGTTCGTCTCGCTGGCCGCGCCGGACGTGCCGAGCGGGCTCGACCGGTGTGCGGCGCTGGGGGCGAAGCGGGTCGTGGTGCTCCCCTACTTCCTGTTCACGGGGATCCTGCCGGACCGGGTGAAGCAGCAGACCGAGGGCTGGGCGGCGGCGCACCCGGAGGTCGAGGTGCGCTCCGCGGAGGTGATCGGTCCGGAGCCGGAGCTGCTCGACCTGGTCCTTGAGCGGTACGAGGAGGCCGTCAAGGGCGACCTCAGGATGAACTGCGACTCGTGCGTGTACCGCATCGCGCTGCCCGGGTTCGAGGACAAGGTGGGTCTGCCGCAGCAGCCGCACTTCCACCCGGACGACGACGGCCACCATCACCACCACGGACACCACCACGGCAGCCACTCCCATGCGCACTGA
- a CDS encoding precorrin-8X methylmutase: protein MNRVVHPIEVESYRRLRARLDTSHFPPLTRAVVERVIHSAADLEYATDLVMDEGELEKAHAALHSGAPVVTDVEMVAAGITRRETVCRLRDARSGPGLTRSAHAIRLAHEQVGPGAIWVIGNAPTALEELLTLDADPALVIGLPVGFVGAVESKAALRASGLPAVSNVSEKGGSAVASAALNALLYHPTHPTEETS, encoded by the coding sequence GTGAACCGTGTCGTCCACCCGATCGAGGTGGAGTCCTACCGGCGGTTGCGCGCCCGCCTGGACACCTCGCACTTCCCGCCGCTGACCCGGGCGGTGGTGGAGCGGGTCATCCACTCCGCCGCGGATCTGGAGTACGCCACCGATCTCGTCATGGACGAGGGCGAGTTGGAGAAGGCGCACGCCGCGCTGCACTCCGGGGCGCCCGTCGTGACGGACGTGGAGATGGTCGCGGCCGGGATCACCCGCCGGGAGACCGTCTGCCGGCTGCGGGACGCCAGGTCCGGGCCGGGGCTGACCCGTTCGGCCCACGCGATCCGGCTGGCCCACGAGCAGGTCGGTCCGGGGGCGATCTGGGTCATCGGGAACGCCCCCACCGCGTTGGAGGAGTTGCTGACCCTGGACGCGGACCCGGCGCTCGTCATCGGGCTGCCCGTCGGTTTCGTCGGCGCGGTCGAGTCCAAGGCCGCGCTGCGCGCGAGCGGGCTGCCCGCCGTGAGCAACGTGTCCGAGAAGGGCGGTTCGGCGGTCGCCTCGGCCGCGCTGAACGCCCTGCTGTACCACCCCACCCACCCCACTGAGGAGACATCGTGA
- the cobJ gene encoding precorrin-3B C(17)-methyltransferase produces the protein MIGLISATAAGAAACDRLAAAWPDRTRAYDGPVGDAVRRAFAECEQLVCFLATGAVVRLIAPLLGDKGSDPGVVCVDEGGRFAVSLVGGHGGGANELAREVGELLGAEPVVTTATDAVGVPGLDTLGLPVEGAVAAVSRALLDGEPVALRNESGWPLPPLPVAGQGAYGIRVTDRLAEPTEREVVLRPPTLVVGVGASKGAPADEVLELIEGALGEAGLSRRSVAALATVDAKAEEPGIVAAAERFGVPLVTWSAEELAAVEVPNPSDAPLAAVGTPSVAEAAALIGGGELLVPKRKSTRADGAPAMATCAVVRRPARGRLAVVGLGPGARDLLTPRAKAELRRASVLVGLDQYVDQIRDLLRPGTRVLESGLGAEEERARTAVEEARKGQAVALIGSGDAGVYAMASPALAEASDDIDVIGVPGVTAALAAAAILGAPLGHDHVSISLSDLHTPWEVIERRVRAAAEADIVVTFYNPRSRGRDWQLPKALAILAEHREPTTPVGVVRNASRPDESARLTTLAALDPATVDMMTVVTVGNTATRDIAGRMVTPRGYRWQEGTR, from the coding sequence GTGATCGGCCTTATTTCCGCCACCGCGGCGGGGGCGGCGGCGTGCGACCGGCTGGCCGCGGCCTGGCCGGACCGCACGCGCGCGTACGACGGACCCGTGGGGGACGCCGTGCGCCGGGCGTTCGCGGAGTGCGAGCAGCTGGTGTGTTTCCTGGCGACGGGCGCGGTCGTCCGGCTGATCGCGCCGCTGCTCGGCGACAAGGGGTCCGACCCGGGTGTGGTGTGTGTCGACGAGGGCGGCCGGTTCGCCGTGTCCCTGGTCGGCGGTCACGGCGGCGGTGCCAATGAACTCGCCCGCGAGGTCGGGGAGTTGCTGGGTGCCGAGCCCGTGGTGACGACGGCGACCGACGCGGTGGGGGTGCCGGGGCTCGACACCCTCGGGCTGCCCGTGGAGGGCGCGGTGGCGGCCGTGTCGCGGGCGCTCCTGGACGGTGAGCCCGTCGCCCTGCGCAACGAGTCGGGCTGGCCGCTGCCTCCGCTGCCGGTCGCCGGGCAGGGGGCGTACGGCATCCGCGTCACGGACCGGCTCGCGGAGCCCACCGAGCGGGAGGTCGTGCTGCGTCCGCCGACCCTCGTCGTGGGTGTCGGCGCCTCCAAGGGGGCGCCCGCCGACGAGGTGCTGGAGCTGATCGAGGGCGCGTTGGGCGAGGCCGGGCTGTCCCGTCGTAGCGTCGCCGCGCTCGCCACCGTGGACGCCAAGGCCGAGGAGCCGGGGATCGTGGCGGCCGCCGAGCGGTTCGGGGTGCCTCTGGTCACCTGGTCCGCCGAGGAGTTGGCGGCCGTCGAGGTGCCCAACCCGTCGGACGCTCCCCTGGCCGCCGTGGGCACGCCGTCCGTCGCGGAGGCCGCCGCGTTGATCGGCGGCGGTGAACTCCTCGTCCCCAAGCGGAAGTCCACCCGGGCGGACGGCGCGCCCGCCATGGCGACCTGTGCGGTCGTACGGCGTCCCGCGCGCGGCCGGCTCGCGGTCGTCGGGCTCGGTCCGGGCGCCCGGGACCTGCTGACGCCCCGCGCGAAGGCGGAACTCCGGCGCGCTTCCGTGCTGGTGGGGCTCGACCAGTACGTCGACCAGATCCGCGATCTGCTGCGGCCCGGCACCCGGGTCCTGGAGTCGGGGCTCGGGGCGGAGGAGGAGCGGGCGCGCACGGCCGTCGAGGAGGCCCGCAAGGGGCAGGCGGTCGCGCTGATCGGCAGCGGGGACGCCGGGGTGTACGCGATGGCCTCCCCCGCGCTCGCCGAGGCCTCCGACGACATCGACGTGATCGGCGTCCCCGGGGTGACCGCGGCGCTCGCGGCGGCCGCGATCCTGGGTGCCCCGCTGGGCCACGACCACGTGTCCATCAGCCTGTCCGACCTGCACACCCCGTGGGAGGTCATCGAGCGGCGGGTGCGGGCGGCGGCGGAGGCGGACATCGTGGTCACCTTCTACAACCCCCGCTCCCGGGGCCGGGACTGGCAGCTCCCCAAGGCGCTGGCCATCCTCGCCGAGCACCGGGAGCCGACGACGCCGGTCGGTGTCGTACGGAACGCGTCGCGGCCGGACGAGTCCGCCCGGCTGACCACCCTGGCCGCGCTCGACCCGGCGACGGTCGACATGATGACGGTCGTGACCGTGGGCAACACGGCGACCCGTGACATCGCGGGGCGCATGGTGACCCCGCGCGGCTACCGCTGGCAGGAGGGCACCAGGTGA